In Dermacentor andersoni chromosome 11, qqDerAnde1_hic_scaffold, whole genome shotgun sequence, the sequence CTGTACCCAAGCGCTCTGACCCGCGTAAGCTCACTGAGCGTTTTTGTTCTACCTCTCGCTCTCATTGCGTACCGCTATTCCGCGCCATCCGGCCTCCTCAGAACCGCTTGACATTGCTTGACCATTCCGTCGGACCGCTTTGCTCGTCCAATTTCATCACCAAAGATGCACCGCCGGCATTTTAATTCAGCTACGTTCGGGTTAAGTCAAGAAGGGCGCGGTTGAAAATCATACTCGCGAAACAACTAGTACGATGCCTGATAAAAAGGACCAGGGCGCGCCAGCACATGATATGTCCAGCATTATTTCCCAGCTGACCCCACTGCTCGAGCATCAGACAAACATAACTCCAGCAGCCAGTTTCCGTTTACAGCTCTCTGTGCCTACATATGAAGGCCACACAGATAAGAAATTGGTGGCAGACTTCCTCCAGGAAATGCAAGATTACCGCGATGCGGAAGCCATTACTGATAGCGTTCTTCTACAGCGCGTTTTGCCCGTCGCCCTGACTGGGTCCGCCGCCCGCTGGCGTCGTCGCCAGTCATTCCAAAGTTGGACGCACTTTTAGCAGCTACTGCGAGCAGAATTCCTCCCCCCCCGACTACCTTGTCCGCATGAAAGACGAGCTTCGCGCCCGTAGTGAGGCGGAGGACGAAAGCCTCCAAGAATACATACGATCCTTTCAGGAGCTTTATGAACGCGCAGACCCTTCAACACCCGAAACGGAAAGAGTCACCCGGGCAATCCGGCAATCTCACCCACGCTTTCAGGCTTATCTAAGGGGCCGTACCTTCTCTTCGCTTGACGATCTCGCTAAAGTGGCGTCCGATATTCAGGCAGCGATGTTGGCAGAGCTCACCTTCCAGCCTCCACCCCCGCCTCAAGCCTCCCTCGAGCCGTCTTGCGCGTGGCGCGGTTCTCTAATTGCAAGCCCGGGGAATATGGTACCGCCTCCAAGGGCGCTGGATCCGTTCATTCACCGCACCTTTGCCACCCAGGTACCTTTCCGGCCTCCGGTCCGGGAACCTGCAACAACGTTGCGAGGCACTCTGGGCCGCAGCAGGCCTGTAGCGGCTGCCGCCCAATCAGGCGCAGAAGATACACGCAGGAACATTCCAGTCTGCTTCCAGTGCGGGGGACGAGGCCACTACAAGAGCCAGTGCCCGAGCCCCTCTGGCTCCCGCCAGCAGGGAAACGACGAGGGCCGGCGGTGGTGAGCAACTACCAGTCGCCGGCCAACGACCTACCGCGCCTCGACGTCCCCTCGCAACATGCAGGCTCCGGAACGACCTCTCCGGCAGCAGCCGACCCTCACGCGGTGTCACTCGCAACATCGAAACATCTTGCAGCGGCCGTCAAGCACCGAGCGGGGGCAGGCGTTTCCAAGACTACGAAAAGCCGGGTGTTTTGGTCGTCTCACCATCCTGCTGTCACGGCGCTGTGCCGCGGACAACCTCGGCAGCGGAGAGGGGGAAAGAAACGGCTCCTCACACTCGAATCACTACCGGCATCAACGGTAGTAGCTGTACCGGAAAGGTGTCACCCCCCCAGATCGAAGGCCCAGGATCTCGGACAAATGGTGAGGTCTTTGCCGTCCACGTTCAGTCTTCTTGACGACCACCTTGAGAAAACACCATTGGTAGCGGTCAGAATGGCCGGAATAGAAGTACCTGCTATTTTAGACACCGGCTCTGCTGTTTCCGTTTTGGTCGATCGTGTCAAAAGCGCCTGCGAGACGAAACGTGTACAGTTACGAAGTGTGAACACGACCCTTCGCATGGCATCCACTCACGTTGCGTCCGCTACGTCAGCAGCCCGGTTAACGGTTACCATCAATGATAAAAATTCAGGCAACGCTTCCTACACCTTCCAGGACTTTCTTTTCCTGTGATTTTGGGCCGTCACTTCATAGCCAAAGCAGGAATCGTTCTCGATCTCTCTAAAGGCACCTACCAGTACGGCATGCATGCACATCCACTCAAGTTCATGACTAAGCCAGGAGACCCACAGTCAAATCGCTTTACCGCCAATATATCTGCGGTCTCCGAGACTGGTAGTGGTATTCTCACTGTTCTGGTCTTTCACAAGATCTCCAGCGGAGAAGACCAAAATCGAGACAGCGCTTAAACCATTTGCCGCAATGTTCACGGAAGCTCCTGGCAGCATTAATGTGCTGACTCATAGGATCGACACCGGATGCGCCCGCCCAATTCGTTTCAACCCGCGGCCCCTGAGCATCCACAAGCGAGCACTTCTTGATAGTGCGCTAGACGAAATGATCGCTACCGGTGCAGTAAGACCGTCTAGGAGCCCCTGGGCGTTTCCAGTTGTACTAGAACCTGAGAAAGATGGCACGGCGCGGTTGtgtgtcgactaccgtcggttgaaCGCTGTCACAGTTCGAGACTCGTACCCCTTCCCATCAATCAATTCAGTGATGTATTCACTTGGGTCCGCAAAGTTCTTTACTGCTTTAGACTGCAGCAGGGGCTTCCTGCAAATTCCGATCGCCCCCTGCGATATTGCAAAGACTGCATTCACTTGCAATTGGGGACTGTTCGAATTTGTCCGATTGCCTTTCGGTTCGTGCAATTCACCGGCGACCTTTCAGCGTGTAATAGATATTGTGCTTCAAGACGCCAAATTCAATTATGCGATGGCTTACATGGATGACGTGGTAGTGTTCTCTAAAACCCTGGATGAGCATCTCCTACACCTAACCACCGTTTTACAACGAATGCAGGACGCAGGCATCACCATTAACCCCCGGAAGGTTCAACTGGTTTCGACCAGAATCAACCTCCTAGGTTTCATTGTCGAGCAAGGCACATTCCGGCCTGACGAGGAGAAACTCCAGGCCATACTGCAGCTTCCACCACCAACAGACGCCAAGAGCCTGCAGCGGTATTTGGGCATGGTGGGCTTCTACCGCCACTTTATCCCCAACTGCGCTGACCTGGGAAGGCCTCTTCACCAGCTCCTACGGAAAGGTGCCAGTTGGTACTGGACTGATGTGGAGCAGGGATCATTTCGGGCTCTGTCATCGGCTATCGCCGATACCGCACGTCTGCGGCTTCCCGACCTCAACCTGCCATTCACCGTGCAGACCGATGCAAGTGAGCATGGCATCCGCGCAGTTTTGCTTCAGAAGTACCAAGGGAAGCTTCACCCTCTGGCTTTTGCAAGTCACACTCTCACAGGAGCAGAGCGGAACTATACCGACAGAGAAAGAGTGCCTAGCAATTGTAATTGCACTAAAGAAATTTGAAATGTATCTGGATGGAGCTGAGTTCACTATTCAGACTGACCACCAGGTGCTGACGTGGCTGTCAAAGCTACAAAACCCAGCCGGCCGTTTAGCCCGTTGGGCCCTCGCTCTTCAGAAGTATAATTACAGAGTAGAATACAGGAAAGGCACCTTCAACAAGGTAGCTGACGCCCTGTCCCGAGCACCACTCTCCGGGGATGGCGAGCCGGCATCCGAAGTCCTGGCTGTGGCAGTGCCTGTGGACGCCTGGGGAACACTGATCTCCCGCCAGCAGCTACTCGACGCCCAGCTAAGCGACGACCAGTGCAACTTGATACGCAAGGTACTGGACGGCGCCAACCCTGCCGGTAGCGGCAACTACGACTGCTACATGCAAGCAGACGACGGCCTGCTCTTGCGGTATATACCTGCTGCCGATACGGATTGCGGTGAGTCCCCATTCCGTGTCGTTGTGCCTAGGAAGCTGCGCAAGCCTTTCCTAGAGTACTTTCATGACACCCACCTTGCCGGTCATAGCGACGGCAAGAAAACCTTTGAGAAGTTGTGTCGCGTCGCGACATGGCCGCACATGAGAAAGTATGTCTTCAAATACGTTCGCACATGTCCTACCTGCCAGACCGTAAAACCGAGGGGAGGGAAGCCACCGGGCTTCATGCAACTAGTTGAGAGCCGATACCCATGGGAAATTGTGGCATGTGATGTTATGGGCCCATACCCCAGGTCAGCTAAAGGGAATCGATACTTGTTAGTGGTCACTGACCATTTCTCCAAATGGGTGGAGCTGTACCCGCTACGCAAGCTGGATTCTAAGATAATCTGGGATAGGCTGTTGGAAGCATTCACCCGTTTCGGTTTCCCAGCGCAGCTTATCACAGACAATGCCCCATATTTCACAGGCAGGATATTCGTTGACACTTGCAAAGCTCTTGGCGTGCAGCACAAAAGGACGACACCCTACCACCCAAAAGCCAACATCACGGAGCGTGTCAACAGAAACCTTAAGGCAATGCTGGTGGCTTTCACCGAGCGGCACAAGGACTGGGACGTTCGTATCTAGGAGATGGCCTTCGCCACAAGGACCACAGTAAACCGGTCGACAGGGTTTACGCCAGCGGCTATTCTCGGTCGCGAGCTCCGTTTTCCTATTGAGCATGCATTCACCAACGGCTCTGAATTACCAATTTGTAATTACTCCACGTCCACACAAAATCTTTTTAGCCGCCTGACCCACACTCTGAAGGAGGCCAGGGAAAACTTGGACCTTGCCCGCCTAGAATATGGGAACCAATACAACAAAGGCAAGGCGGCCCCTGGAGTTCGCggtcggcgacgaagtgctccgcCGCACGCACCCACTCAGCGATGCTGCAAAAGGGTTTGCTGCCTCCCTCGCGCCTAGATGGGATGGCCCTTACGTGATCGCGAAACGTATTTCTAGCTTGGTGTACCTCCTGCGGGAAAAACACGGCAGCAGAGTAATAGGGCCCGTAAGCTTGCACGACCTCAAACCGTACTACGAGCGCCCATCAGACACCTAACCGTGCTTCACTCATTATACGAGTTCAGCAGTTAACGCGGCTGTGCCCTACATCCATTATCTGTTAATCGCGACGTTTTTACATATGCTGTCCTTGGATATCTTCACCTTACGCAGAATGCCACGCTACCACTCCAACGGCCGTGACTAGCCTGGCTGCCACGGCGGCCCATCGAAACATCCCTTACGTCGTCGGCCTCTCAACGAGGCGACCGATGTGCGCAAGCGTCGGTTGGGCGAAAACTGCATTGTCTCTCAAAGAGCGCACGCCTCGAGCGCATACCAATTGGAGCCGTCACGTGCAGCTCCAAACGACGCGAGACACCATTCCAGCCCATAGCGTGCCAACTGCCCCGAACCTTTTGCTTCCCAACACCCGTGATGTACTCGACTAGAACGATGCATGGTGCTGTTGTTACATAAtgttgttacatagtgttgttGGACACCCAGGCGGGTGTCCGGTCTTGTACGGGGGGGAGTGTCGGGCCCTTGGGCCCTCCctgcagcgcgcacgggggaagcctttgaaacgcgcaccacaacggcactcgtcgcatggagcatgcgcaccgatcgcgtatcgtgagaactcgcgcggggaatgccgggaaggcggctgcccgataagaaggcagctGAGACGGCAGCCGTGACTTTTTTCcggggcgcgggcctggggaggcgctggtggggcgtggcccgtctaggtttctttccgagcgtgctgcagagcaggggaaaaaagcgtttttgcattgtgTCCGCGAAAAGAGTGCTCTTGTTCGCTTTTGGAACTGTGtctgcgcgcctggttcggtgcttgcttgctttctgcgctttatgcattctgttatcgaccgaaagattgtgttggttgatggtttgtaacggccgttctttcgtcgctctCTCTGGCTTGTATAATTTGTTGCCTCGctgttttgctgcttgcttctttgcttttgctgctttttgctgctttgtttctttgcttctttggccgcgaggctgcggtaattgtttgaGTGTTTCATTATATTGTAAATTAAAGCGGTTTTTCttctttgcgccactggtcctttgtcgtgctggtagcggctcgcggaccccttgagcgaaggcgaggggccttcaaTTTCAACATATTGAAATGCGGAGACGGCCTCTCGAAACAAAGAAACGCGGCCGTAAGCGCTCTCCTTCTACAACGCTACAAAGACTAGGTACTGATAGCGTAAATAATAGGTGCGACTTACGTGTAAATGTAGAGGTTCGTAGATGAAGACCCGAGGCTGGAAATATCAATTTCTCGCGAAGAAGAACCGCACCACCATAGAAACCATACGCAGCTGGGCCGATCAAGCAGCCACTGAACGCTTCTCGCCAAAAGCTCCACCATCCACACAACCGCCTTTTGCCGGTTCCTTCCTAGTGAATGCTACCTTATCCGACTGCCACAGATGGTTGAGCTGACAGCCTTCGCTCCCCgattgcccccctccccccacgcgCCCCAGGCACACAAGAACTAGGCGCCGGCAAGCGTCATATTTTCAGGCGCCAACTACGCGGCGGCGGCATCCTATACAATCGGACAGCAGCATCGCTCCAGCTTGAAGCCGACGTCTATGGCTATCTAAAGCTTTGGTGCTCGGCATTATGCAGCCCTGCGCATTGCCCCTCAACCTACCCATTCTCGCGTACTCCAGGCGCACAAGCAGTTGGCGCTGGTAAGCGTCATATCGTCAGGCGCCGACTAGGCGGCGGTGGCGTCCTATACGATGGGACAGCAGCGTCGCGCCAGCTTGAAGCCGACGACTCTAGCTATCCAAAATTTCGCGCTCGCCATTAGGCAGCCCTGCGCATTTCCCCTCAAACGCCCCCTCCCCCGCGCGTCAGGCGCGTAAATCGGCGCCGGCAAGCGTCATATTTTCAGGAGCCGAATAGTCGGCGTTGGCATCCTGTATGATCCGACAGCAGCGTCGCGCCAAATTTAAGCCGACGGCTATGGCCATCCAAAACTTTCGCGCTCGGCATTATGCAGCCCTGCGCATTGCCCCCTCCCACCACATGCTCCAGGTGCACAAGAAGTCGGCGCCGGGAAGCGCCATCTTTTCAGCAGCCGACTAGACAGCCGCTGCATCCCGTACGATCGGACAGCAGCGTTGCACCTGCTTGAAGCCGATGTCCATGGCAATCCAAAACTTTCGCGCTCGGCATTATGCAGCTCTGCACATTGCCCCCCAAACACCCCTCCCCTACGGCGCGTGTTCCAGCCGCACAAGATGTCGGGACCGGGAAGCGTCATCTTTTCAGGCACCTAATAGACGGCATCCTATACGATCGGACAGTAGCGTCGCGCTAACTTGAAGCCGACGCCTTTGGCTATCCAAAACTTTTGCGCTGGGTTTTAAAAGCCCAGCGCATTGGCCGTCATGATGTACCACGCGCGCTCCGGGCGCACAAGTCGGCGCCGGCACGCGTCATCTTTTCAGGCGCCCACGGCGCCGTTGGCATCCTATCCCTCATCCTATCCCTCATATTTCCCCTCATGCCCCCTCCCCACTCGTGCGCTCCAGGGGCACAAGTCCGCGTCGGCAAGTGTCGTCTTTTCTGGCGCCGACTGGGCAGCGTTGGCATCATATGATCAGACAGCAGCATCGCACCAT encodes:
- the LOC126517637 gene encoding LOW QUALITY PROTEIN: uncharacterized protein (The sequence of the model RefSeq protein was modified relative to this genomic sequence to represent the inferred CDS: deleted 1 base in 1 codon; substituted 1 base at 1 genomic stop codon), which encodes MPDKKDQGAPAHDMSSIISQLTPLLEHQTNITPAASFRLQLSVPTYEGHTDKKLVADFLQEMQDYRDAEAITDSVLLQRVLPVALTGSAARWRRRQSFQSWTHFXQLLRAEFLPPDYLVRMKDELRARSEAEDESLQEYIRSFQELYERADPSTPETERVTRAIRQSHPRFQAYLRGRTFSSLDDLAKVASDIQAAMLAELTFQPPPPPQASLEPSCAWRGSLIASPGNMVPPPRALDPFIHRTFATQVPFRPPVREPATTLRGTLGRSRPVAAAAQSGAEDTRRNIPVCFQCGGRGHYKSQCPSPSGSRQQGNDEGRRW